One window from the genome of Deltaproteobacteria bacterium encodes:
- a CDS encoding type II toxin-antitoxin system HicB family antitoxin — translation MKAKTKNPKPTTVRSAQYEYTVIFEPAEEGGYVVTVPALPGLHTEGDTFEEAQAMAADAIRCYIEGCLLDGEEVPVEHGYAITQRVPVHVSAVKA, via the coding sequence ATGAAGGCGAAGACGAAGAACCCAAAGCCCACCACGGTGAGGAGCGCGCAGTACGAATACACGGTCATCTTCGAACCGGCTGAGGAGGGTGGCTACGTGGTCACGGTCCCGGCGCTACCGGGCTTGCACACCGAGGGCGATACCTTCGAGGAAGCGCAGGCGATGGCAGCGGACGCGATCCGTTGCTACATCGAGGGCTGCCTCCTCGACGGAGAAGAAGTGCCGGTCGAGCACGGCTACGCAATCACGCAGCGCGTTCCGGTGCATGTGAGTGCCGTGAAGGCATGA